One Yoonia sp. BS5-3 genomic window carries:
- the fsa gene encoding fructose-6-phosphate aldolase, which translates to MKFFVDTAEIDQIKELNDLGMVDGVTTNPSLIAKSGRDILEVTKEICDIVDGPVSAEVVALEADQMLAEGRKLAKIADNIAVKVPLTWAGLQTCKALSDEGTMVNVTLCFSANQALLAAKAGATFISPFIGRLDDINLDGLELIEDIRTIYDNYGFDTQILAASIRSANHMSECAKIGADVATAPPAVIKAMANHVLTDKGLAGFMADVEKAGIKIL; encoded by the coding sequence ATGAAGTTTTTCGTAGACACCGCCGAGATCGATCAAATCAAAGAACTCAATGACCTTGGAATGGTGGACGGGGTCACAACCAACCCCTCGCTGATCGCCAAATCCGGGCGAGACATTTTGGAAGTGACCAAGGAAATCTGCGACATAGTTGATGGGCCTGTCTCTGCCGAGGTGGTCGCATTGGAAGCCGACCAGATGCTGGCCGAAGGGCGTAAGCTGGCCAAGATCGCAGACAACATCGCGGTCAAAGTGCCGCTGACCTGGGCCGGGCTGCAAACATGCAAGGCGCTCAGCGATGAAGGCACGATGGTCAACGTGACCCTATGCTTTTCAGCCAATCAGGCGCTACTGGCGGCCAAAGCAGGCGCGACCTTCATCAGCCCGTTCATCGGGCGACTGGATGACATCAACCTTGATGGGCTGGAACTGATCGAGGACATCCGCACGATCTATGACAACTACGGGTTTGACACGCAAATCCTTGCGGCCTCGATCCGCTCTGCCAATCACATGTCTGAATGCGCCAAGATCGGCGCCGATGTTGCGACAGCACCGCCCGCCGTGATCAAGGCGATGGCAAACCATGTGCTGACCGACAAAGGGCTGGCAGGCTTCATGGCGGATGTCGAAAAGGCCGGCATCAAAATTCTATGA
- a CDS encoding primosomal protein N' → MPHLSVCAVPPDFYHEGDLVGVLTTQPLDRLLDYKAPEGGCHLGAFVEVPLGPRKVLGVVWGPGQGDYDRTKIRSVIRVLDVAPMRDEMRAFLNRAADYTLTPMPAMLRLGTRAPGLGDPQSMRKIYRLGSKDPDRMTSAREKVLGVLRDYGGLSFTLRELAEMADVGTSVVKGLVKQGAVAEEEAPRDTPYPRLDPDYGGKELSADQAAGADALRAALRKDAYGTTLLKGVTGSGKTEVYLEAVAECLRMGRQALVLLPEIALSGEFINRVEARFGMKPAEWHSGVTMTERRRCWRMVGQGDAQLVVGARSALFLPYQHLGLIVVDEEHDSSYKQEDGVLYNARDMAVLRAAINGAQVVLASATPSLESWANVEAGKYTRLELTSRFGASVLPKMSAIDMRVEDVPGGRWVSPTLRAAISARLEKAEQSLIFLNRRGYAPITLCRACGHQIGCDDCDARMVEHRFLKRLMCHQCGETKPMPTVCPSCGAEDRLSAVGPGVERMGEEIEGLFPEARIAVLSSDLYGSARAMKAHIEEIASGAADIIIGTQLVAKGHNFPLLTLVGVIDADLGLQGSDLRAAERTFQLMRQVAGRAGRADKPGEALLQTYQPEHAVIRAILAGDEESFWKAEAAERKAASVPPYGRMAGIILSSPNVQEVFDLGAEMARLDAPLRQIGAQVFGPAPAPIARVRGRHRVRLLVKADKTAPLQQALAKWVGQFRLPTNLRMAIDIDPQSFY, encoded by the coding sequence TTGCCCCATCTGTCTGTCTGCGCCGTGCCGCCTGATTTTTACCATGAGGGCGATCTGGTGGGCGTGTTGACGACCCAGCCGCTGGATCGCTTGCTGGACTACAAAGCCCCAGAGGGCGGTTGCCATCTGGGTGCATTTGTCGAGGTGCCGCTTGGCCCCCGCAAGGTGCTTGGCGTTGTTTGGGGACCCGGCCAGGGCGATTATGATCGCACCAAGATCAGATCGGTCATCCGCGTTCTGGATGTGGCCCCAATGCGTGATGAGATGCGCGCGTTCCTGAACCGCGCTGCTGATTACACCCTGACCCCTATGCCTGCCATGCTGCGCCTTGGCACCCGGGCGCCTGGCCTCGGTGATCCGCAGTCCATGCGTAAGATTTACCGGTTGGGCAGCAAGGACCCGGACCGAATGACAAGTGCCCGCGAAAAGGTGCTTGGGGTGCTGCGCGATTATGGCGGGCTGTCTTTTACCCTGCGCGAATTGGCTGAGATGGCCGATGTGGGTACCTCGGTGGTCAAAGGCCTCGTCAAGCAAGGGGCCGTCGCCGAGGAAGAGGCCCCGCGTGATACCCCCTATCCCCGGTTGGATCCGGACTATGGCGGTAAGGAACTGAGCGCCGATCAGGCGGCGGGGGCCGATGCTTTGCGGGCCGCCCTGCGCAAGGATGCTTACGGGACGACTTTGCTGAAAGGCGTGACCGGATCAGGCAAAACGGAAGTCTATTTGGAGGCTGTGGCTGAATGCCTGCGCATGGGCCGGCAGGCGCTAGTGTTGTTGCCCGAGATTGCCTTGTCCGGTGAGTTTATCAACCGGGTCGAGGCGCGCTTTGGCATGAAGCCTGCAGAATGGCATTCGGGCGTTACCATGACCGAGCGTCGCCGTTGTTGGCGTATGGTTGGGCAGGGGGATGCGCAACTGGTTGTGGGAGCCCGCTCGGCCCTGTTCTTGCCCTATCAGCACCTTGGACTGATCGTTGTCGATGAAGAGCATGATAGCTCGTACAAACAAGAAGATGGCGTGCTTTACAATGCGCGGGACATGGCTGTGCTACGGGCTGCGATCAACGGGGCGCAGGTGGTGCTGGCTTCGGCCACGCCTAGCCTAGAAAGTTGGGCCAATGTGGAGGCGGGTAAATATACACGTCTTGAGCTGACATCGCGTTTTGGCGCGTCGGTCCTGCCGAAAATGTCCGCGATTGATATGCGGGTGGAGGATGTCCCAGGGGGGCGGTGGGTTTCACCCACCCTACGGGCCGCAATTAGTGCGAGGCTTGAAAAGGCCGAGCAATCACTGATCTTCCTTAATCGCCGAGGCTACGCGCCGATTACATTGTGTAGGGCCTGCGGCCATCAGATCGGCTGCGATGATTGTGATGCCCGGATGGTCGAGCATCGGTTTCTCAAGCGTTTGATGTGCCATCAATGCGGCGAGACAAAGCCAATGCCCACGGTCTGCCCTTCTTGCGGCGCAGAGGATCGTCTGAGCGCTGTTGGCCCCGGCGTTGAACGCATGGGGGAAGAGATTGAAGGGCTGTTTCCTGAGGCGCGGATCGCGGTCTTGTCCTCTGATCTTTATGGATCAGCCCGCGCGATGAAGGCGCATATAGAAGAGATCGCATCAGGCGCTGCTGATATTATCATCGGCACACAATTGGTGGCCAAAGGGCATAATTTTCCTTTGCTGACCCTTGTTGGGGTGATCGATGCCGATCTGGGCTTGCAGGGATCTGACCTGCGCGCAGCAGAGCGGACATTCCAACTGATGCGGCAGGTAGCCGGCCGCGCGGGCCGGGCAGATAAACCGGGCGAGGCGCTGCTGCAGACTTACCAGCCGGAGCATGCAGTTATCCGGGCGATCCTGGCAGGGGATGAGGAAAGTTTCTGGAAAGCCGAAGCGGCTGAGCGTAAGGCCGCATCGGTGCCACCTTACGGGCGCATGGCCGGGATTATCTTAAGTAGCCCGAATGTGCAGGAAGTCTTTGATTTGGGGGCCGAAATGGCACGTCTGGATGCGCCTCTGCGCCAGATTGGGGCGCAGGTTTTTGGGCCCGCTCCTGCCCCGATTGCGCGGGTGCGTGGACGGCATCGCGTTAGGCTTCTGGTCAAGGCAGACAAGACAGCGCCGCTGCAGCAGGCGCTTGCAAAATGGGTAGGGCAGTTTCGGCTACCGACCAATTTGCGCATGGCGATCGATATCGATCCGCAGAGTTTCTATTAG
- a CDS encoding VWA domain-containing protein — translation MSDDLDDLKTLMQSATPRPDPARRAENLALARKNFETFQGSQQAARPTPVTGPNGLWTGVMTMLNTLKSKGALSATTALVACGLLFLTPGVQDMLRPSTPPQITMTELEGTITEPQIEDSPLLAEELSDDLILQEPATAPFGDIQRGPLSIPPSSDEAMRVPQTPPAPAAPQKSEPAEAELAEIRPMVTPQARSTTDSADINGAILGGAAEPSAMLEAMPTPSDRLSMTASPPAPTVLLRPTARDTESFANADSNQLQITSEMPVSTFSIDVDTASYGVVRSSLNRAQLPPANAVRIEELINYFPYDYPAPGAGEAPFRPTVSAFQTPWNEDTQLVHIALQGQMPALDDRPPLNLVFLIDTSGSMDDPSKLPLLKQSFRLMLGALRPSDQVAIVEYAGSAGQVLAPTAASERSTILNAIQSLGAGGSTNGQGGLEQAYAVAETMQADGEISRVILATDGDFNVGLSNPAALEDFIADKRETGTYLSVLGFGRGNLDDRTMQALAQNGNGIAAYIDTLSEAQKVLVDQLSGALFPIAGDVKVQVEFNPAQIAEYRLIGYETRALAREDFNNDAVDAGELGAGHTVTAIYEVTPVGSPAQRSDPLRYGESNVAAISDELGYVKLRFKAPGDDVSQLIETPIIGSNVPGTEAHFAAAIAGFGQLLRNPQYLGDWGYEDAIALANANRGDDPFGYRTEAVQLMRLAQSLAQ, via the coding sequence ATGAGCGATGATCTGGACGACCTCAAAACACTGATGCAAAGCGCAACACCCCGACCTGATCCGGCACGGCGGGCAGAAAATCTGGCATTGGCGCGGAAAAATTTCGAAACCTTCCAAGGATCGCAACAAGCGGCGCGTCCCACCCCTGTAACCGGGCCAAATGGCCTCTGGACAGGAGTAATGACCATGCTGAACACATTGAAATCCAAAGGGGCGCTCAGCGCGACAACCGCACTGGTGGCCTGCGGCCTTCTATTCCTGACGCCCGGCGTGCAGGACATGCTGCGCCCATCAACTCCGCCGCAAATTACGATGACCGAATTGGAAGGCACCATCACAGAACCACAGATCGAAGACAGCCCGCTTTTGGCCGAGGAACTATCGGATGACCTGATCTTGCAAGAGCCCGCAACCGCGCCTTTTGGCGACATCCAAAGGGGCCCGCTGAGCATCCCGCCAAGCAGTGATGAGGCAATGCGTGTCCCGCAAACACCGCCTGCCCCCGCCGCGCCGCAGAAGAGCGAGCCAGCAGAGGCAGAGTTGGCAGAAATTCGGCCGATGGTCACCCCACAGGCCCGGAGCACGACCGACTCAGCTGATATCAACGGAGCGATCTTGGGGGGTGCAGCCGAACCAAGCGCTATGCTCGAGGCCATGCCAACGCCATCCGACCGGCTTTCAATGACAGCTTCCCCACCGGCGCCAACCGTTCTTCTGCGCCCAACAGCCCGAGACACCGAGAGCTTTGCAAATGCCGATAGCAACCAGTTACAAATCACATCAGAGATGCCCGTTTCAACGTTTTCAATCGACGTGGACACGGCGTCTTATGGGGTGGTGCGCTCATCATTGAACCGCGCGCAGTTGCCGCCAGCTAATGCGGTTCGGATCGAAGAGCTGATCAATTATTTCCCATATGATTACCCCGCACCTGGCGCTGGCGAAGCGCCCTTCCGACCGACGGTCAGCGCCTTCCAGACCCCTTGGAACGAAGACACACAATTGGTACATATCGCCCTTCAAGGCCAAATGCCTGCGTTGGATGATCGGCCGCCGCTGAACCTGGTATTCTTGATTGATACATCAGGTTCGATGGATGACCCTTCCAAACTGCCACTTCTGAAGCAAAGCTTTCGGCTGATGCTGGGTGCATTGCGGCCATCCGATCAGGTCGCTATCGTCGAATATGCAGGCAGCGCCGGGCAGGTGCTGGCACCCACTGCAGCCTCGGAACGCAGCACGATCTTGAACGCAATCCAATCGCTTGGGGCGGGCGGATCAACGAACGGGCAAGGTGGGCTCGAACAGGCGTATGCGGTAGCCGAGACCATGCAGGCCGATGGTGAAATCAGCCGGGTGATCCTGGCAACAGATGGCGATTTCAACGTGGGCCTCAGCAATCCAGCGGCGCTGGAAGATTTCATTGCAGATAAGCGCGAGACAGGAACATATCTGTCGGTATTGGGCTTTGGCCGGGGCAATCTGGATGATAGGACGATGCAGGCGCTGGCACAGAATGGTAACGGGATCGCCGCATATATAGATACGCTATCAGAGGCGCAAAAAGTGCTGGTGGACCAGCTGTCGGGTGCCCTGTTCCCGATTGCCGGAGACGTAAAAGTGCAGGTGGAATTCAACCCCGCCCAGATCGCTGAATATCGGTTGATCGGCTACGAAACACGGGCACTCGCACGCGAGGATTTCAACAATGACGCCGTTGATGCAGGCGAGCTGGGGGCGGGTCATACGGTTACAGCGATCTATGAGGTCACACCGGTCGGCAGCCCTGCACAGCGCAGTGATCCGCTGCGATATGGCGAAAGCAACGTGGCTGCGATTTCGGATGAATTGGGCTATGTTAAACTGCGCTTCAAAGCCCCGGGCGACGATGTCAGTCAATTGATTGAAACCCCGATCATTGGCAGCAACGTTCCGGGCACGGAGGCGCATTTTGCGGCAGCCATCGCCGGGTTCGGTCAGCTGCTGCGCAATCCGCAATATTTGGGTGATTGGGGTTATGAAGACGCCATCGCCCTGGCCAATGCAAATCGAGGGGATGACCCGTTTGGATACCGGACTGAAGCAGTGCAATTGATGCGGCTGGCACAAAGCCTGGCCCAATAG
- a CDS encoding ribonuclease T, translated as MHRLIALLSFLASPGLAQDQAGVFDYYVLSLSWSANWCALEGDARNSPQCDDAAEFGWILHGLWPQYERGYPANCPTTRRAPSRSDTAQMADIMGTSGLAWHQWRKHGVCTGLSSDDYYALSREAYGRVTRPPVFRQLEREITLPATVVEEAFLAENDDLTADQITITCKSGYIQEARICMTPDLQFRTCGDDVIRDCTMTDAQFSPMR; from the coding sequence ATGCACAGGCTCATCGCGCTGCTCAGCTTTCTCGCCTCACCCGGTTTGGCCCAGGACCAGGCGGGTGTCTTTGACTACTATGTGCTGTCGCTTTCATGGTCGGCAAATTGGTGTGCGCTTGAGGGAGATGCGCGCAATTCACCGCAATGCGACGACGCGGCTGAGTTTGGTTGGATTCTGCATGGGCTCTGGCCGCAATATGAGCGTGGCTACCCCGCCAACTGTCCCACAACGCGGCGGGCCCCCAGCAGGTCGGATACAGCGCAAATGGCTGATATCATGGGCACATCAGGGCTGGCCTGGCACCAATGGCGCAAACACGGTGTTTGCACGGGCCTGTCTTCTGATGATTACTACGCGCTATCCCGTGAGGCTTATGGGCGCGTGACACGCCCCCCTGTTTTTCGCCAGTTAGAACGCGAGATCACATTGCCCGCCACCGTCGTGGAAGAGGCATTTCTGGCAGAAAATGACGATCTGACAGCGGATCAAATCACGATCACCTGCAAGTCAGGCTATATCCAAGAGGCACGCATTTGCATGACCCCCGATCTGCAGTTCCGGACCTGTGGAGACGATGTAATCCGTGACTGCACAATGACAGACGCGCAGTTCAGCCCAATGCGATAA
- a CDS encoding methyl-accepting chemotaxis protein: MTNEMDDPAVNESDQQGVKLALVVLAIQTPLAPVAAGVIGNPILGVGLFSFALGLVAAFFALQRLSWNKPMIAAALLLQTMAITAAFEGHPWQIDTHMIYFAVLAVISVMYEVRVLLASAAFVAIHHLAMSIVMPTMLYPDMTEGFIARTVFHGAVVVLETIILALSIQQRHEISQQVSAQRDEVMALSEASQAAERAAQEGERAVTEVVELFQDHLQKLAAQDLSQKIEGQLPSQYDDLRKTFNYLVENLGSVLRMATETSADFSISSKELSSSADDLAQRTERQSSTLSETAERLQELTKALQETADGAGKANDTAAVARSNAQKNGDIVEQAVEAMKQITESSSEISSIISLIEDIAFQTNLLALNAGVEAARAGESGRGFAVVASEVRALAQRTSEAASSVKQLIEKSSQEVKKGSGLVNAAGEALDEIVGQVTDASAMIGNITQSVNHQAGVVHSLNDAVQSLDTATQHNAAMCEEMTAMGQQLANGANSMKQALSGFQFESAVAQRLAG; the protein is encoded by the coding sequence TTGACGAACGAAATGGATGATCCGGCTGTCAACGAATCCGATCAGCAGGGTGTCAAACTGGCGCTCGTGGTTTTGGCGATACAGACGCCACTTGCACCGGTCGCCGCTGGCGTGATCGGGAATCCAATACTTGGTGTTGGATTGTTTTCGTTTGCGCTGGGTTTGGTTGCAGCGTTTTTTGCACTGCAAAGGCTATCCTGGAACAAACCGATGATCGCGGCTGCGCTGCTGTTGCAAACCATGGCGATTACCGCGGCGTTTGAAGGGCACCCGTGGCAAATCGATACACATATGATCTACTTCGCAGTACTCGCGGTCATTTCGGTGATGTATGAGGTGCGGGTTTTACTGGCCTCTGCCGCATTTGTCGCCATCCACCATCTTGCGATGAGCATTGTGATGCCGACAATGCTCTACCCCGATATGACGGAAGGGTTCATTGCACGGACAGTATTTCACGGCGCAGTGGTTGTGTTGGAAACTATTATCCTTGCGCTGTCCATTCAGCAACGTCACGAAATTTCTCAGCAAGTCAGTGCGCAACGTGATGAAGTCATGGCTTTGAGTGAGGCGAGCCAGGCTGCTGAGCGGGCCGCGCAAGAGGGTGAACGCGCCGTCACCGAAGTTGTTGAGCTATTTCAGGATCACCTGCAAAAGCTCGCCGCGCAGGATTTGTCACAAAAAATAGAAGGACAACTGCCCTCGCAATATGATGATTTGCGGAAAACCTTTAATTACTTGGTCGAAAACCTGGGTAGCGTGTTGCGGATGGCCACCGAAACCTCTGCAGATTTCAGTATCAGTTCGAAAGAGCTGTCGAGCTCTGCCGATGATCTTGCGCAACGGACAGAGCGTCAATCCAGTACACTGTCGGAGACTGCTGAACGTCTACAGGAACTGACGAAGGCGTTGCAGGAAACTGCTGACGGTGCCGGAAAGGCGAACGATACTGCCGCCGTTGCACGCAGTAATGCGCAAAAGAATGGCGATATTGTCGAGCAGGCCGTTGAAGCCATGAAGCAGATCACTGAGTCATCAAGCGAAATTTCGAGTATTATCAGTCTGATCGAAGATATTGCGTTCCAAACAAATCTTTTGGCCCTGAACGCCGGTGTGGAAGCCGCACGCGCTGGTGAGAGCGGACGGGGTTTTGCCGTTGTCGCGTCCGAAGTGCGGGCTTTGGCGCAGCGTACCTCTGAGGCTGCGAGCAGTGTCAAACAACTGATTGAGAAAAGCAGCCAAGAAGTGAAAAAGGGTTCTGGCCTTGTGAATGCGGCGGGTGAAGCCTTGGACGAAATTGTTGGCCAGGTTACCGATGCGAGCGCGATGATTGGCAACATTACGCAATCGGTTAATCATCAAGCTGGCGTGGTTCATAGTCTTAATGATGCGGTGCAGTCTTTGGATACTGCGACACAACATAATGCGGCTATGTGTGAAGAAATGACCGCAATGGGCCAGCAACTAGCCAATGGCGCAAATTCGATGAAGCAGGCCCTGTCCGGCTTTCAGTTTGAATCGGCGGTTGCCCAGCGATTGGCGGGCTAG
- a CDS encoding NAD-dependent succinate-semialdehyde dehydrogenase has translation MPRDITNLRSMLTRPDLVCEASYVAGNWISAENSFEVTNPARGDVIATVPDLDRPQTAKAIEAARVAQKPWAALPAKERAAVLRKWFDLMLANQKDLAIIMTAEQGKPLAEARGEIAYGASFVEWYAEEAKRIYGETIPGHMADKRITVIKQPVGVVAGITPWNFPNAMITRKVAPALAAGCGFVIKPSELTPLSALAMAKLGEEAGIPPGLFSVITSSDSSAIGKEFCENHTVRKLTFTGSTQVGRILLGQAADQVMKCSMELGGNAPFIVFDDADLDEAVTGAIACKFRNNGQTCVCANRIYVQAGVYDAFAAKFKTAVEALQVGDGMDDGTTLGPLIEPKALSKVQSHLDDALAKGGQVLTGGKPHDWGGQFFEPTIITNAQKDMLVSTDETFGPFAPLFKFEDEDDVIAQANDTIFGLASYFYAKDLSRVTKVAEALEYGIVGVNTGIISTEVAPFGGVKQSGLGREGSRHGIGEYLEMKYICTSV, from the coding sequence ATGCCGCGCGACATCACCAATCTTAGGTCAATGCTTACCCGCCCCGATCTTGTCTGCGAAGCCAGCTATGTGGCTGGCAACTGGATCAGCGCTGAAAACAGCTTTGAAGTGACCAATCCAGCCCGAGGTGATGTAATCGCAACCGTGCCTGATCTGGACCGGCCCCAGACCGCCAAGGCGATTGAGGCGGCGCGGGTCGCTCAAAAACCCTGGGCTGCTTTACCGGCCAAGGAAAGGGCCGCGGTCTTGCGCAAATGGTTCGATCTGATGCTTGCCAACCAAAAGGACCTGGCCATCATCATGACCGCCGAACAGGGCAAACCGCTGGCCGAAGCACGCGGTGAAATCGCCTATGGGGCCTCTTTTGTCGAATGGTACGCAGAAGAGGCCAAGCGCATCTACGGCGAAACGATCCCTGGCCATATGGCGGACAAACGGATCACCGTGATCAAACAGCCCGTCGGGGTGGTGGCCGGGATCACACCGTGGAATTTCCCCAACGCGATGATCACCCGCAAAGTGGCCCCGGCGCTGGCGGCGGGCTGCGGCTTTGTGATCAAACCTTCTGAATTGACACCGCTTTCCGCCTTGGCCATGGCCAAACTGGGCGAAGAGGCGGGCATTCCGCCGGGCCTTTTTTCGGTGATCACCAGCAGCGACAGCAGCGCTATCGGCAAAGAGTTCTGCGAAAATCACACCGTGCGCAAACTGACCTTCACAGGCTCAACCCAAGTGGGGCGCATCCTGCTGGGGCAAGCGGCCGATCAAGTGATGAAATGCAGCATGGAACTTGGCGGGAACGCGCCCTTTATCGTCTTTGACGATGCCGATCTGGACGAGGCTGTCACTGGGGCGATTGCCTGCAAGTTCCGCAATAACGGGCAAACCTGTGTTTGTGCCAACCGGATCTATGTGCAGGCCGGGGTCTATGATGCCTTTGCCGCCAAGTTCAAAACAGCCGTTGAGGCATTGCAAGTGGGTGACGGGATGGATGACGGCACCACGCTGGGGCCGTTGATCGAGCCCAAAGCGCTCAGCAAAGTACAATCCCATCTGGACGACGCACTGGCCAAGGGCGGTCAAGTGCTGACCGGCGGCAAGCCGCATGACTGGGGCGGACAGTTCTTTGAACCAACGATCATTACAAATGCGCAAAAGGACATGCTGGTCAGTACCGATGAAACCTTCGGCCCCTTCGCCCCGCTTTTCAAATTTGAGGATGAGGATGACGTGATCGCCCAGGCCAATGATACGATCTTTGGCCTGGCCTCATATTTTTATGCCAAAGACCTCAGCCGTGTAACCAAGGTCGCCGAAGCGCTGGAATATGGGATCGTGGGTGTGAATACCGGGATCATCTCAACCGAGGTCGCGCCCTTTGGCGGGGTCAAACAATCGGGGCTGGGCCGCGAAGGGTCGCGCCACGGGATCGGTGAGTATCTTGAGATGAAATATATCTGCACATCGGTTTAA
- a CDS encoding RNA polymerase sigma factor: MTTSDEDLAEAAANGDGVAFASLLERHYDRLFAFCFRLTGARAEAEDLCQDICAALPAKLGSYQKRAKVTTWLYRVAVNAAHDRRRKRSTYRKATEGWGDWETQRTAANRDTNEQIDWLTAAMNQLSEDLRDTLALVLDDMTHAQTADILGVSEGTISWRISEAKKALRAIKQKEDVA, encoded by the coding sequence ATGACAACCAGCGATGAAGACCTCGCAGAAGCGGCGGCAAATGGTGACGGAGTGGCCTTTGCCAGCTTGCTTGAGCGGCATTATGACCGGCTCTTTGCCTTTTGCTTTCGGCTGACAGGTGCCCGGGCCGAAGCCGAAGATCTGTGCCAGGATATCTGCGCCGCCCTGCCCGCCAAACTGGGTAGCTATCAAAAGCGGGCCAAGGTCACGACATGGCTTTACCGGGTGGCCGTCAACGCAGCCCATGACCGGCGCCGCAAGCGGTCCACCTATCGCAAAGCCACCGAAGGCTGGGGCGATTGGGAAACGCAACGCACAGCCGCCAACCGGGACACAAACGAACAAATCGATTGGCTCACAGCAGCAATGAACCAACTGAGCGAAGATCTACGCGATACATTAGCGCTGGTGCTGGATGATATGACCCATGCGCAGACCGCCGATATTCTGGGCGTCTCAGAAGGCACAATCAGCTGGCGGATATCGGAAGCGAAAAAGGCATTGCGGGCCATCAAACAAAAGGAGGACGTCGCATGA
- a CDS encoding GNAT family N-acetyltransferase has product MLIRQASLADIPQMSAFLQRLQALGKRTRPADPDFVRDTYITSADKLSCALAEKDGIVLGFQVLIYAKPGNTYDVTPGWGIIGTHVNPDVARQGVGKALFAATRVAAQTYELEKLDATIGEENAEGLGYYAAMGFETYRRKPGVICKCFELTTGAA; this is encoded by the coding sequence ATGCTGATCCGACAAGCCAGCCTCGCTGATATCCCGCAGATGAGCGCGTTTTTACAGCGCCTGCAGGCTTTGGGTAAACGGACCCGGCCCGCTGACCCAGATTTTGTCCGCGACACCTATATCACCTCGGCCGATAAGCTAAGCTGCGCATTGGCTGAAAAGGACGGCATCGTCCTTGGGTTTCAGGTGCTGATCTATGCAAAGCCCGGCAATACCTATGACGTCACGCCCGGTTGGGGGATTATTGGCACGCATGTGAACCCTGATGTGGCACGGCAGGGTGTGGGCAAAGCGCTTTTTGCGGCCACGCGGGTTGCCGCCCAAACCTATGAGCTGGAAAAACTGGATGCCACCATTGGTGAAGAAAACGCCGAAGGTTTGGGCTATTATGCGGCCATGGGCTTTGAAACCTACCGGCGCAAACCAGGTGTGATCTGCAAGTGCTTTGAATTGACAACAGGGGCTGCCTAA
- a CDS encoding alpha/beta hydrolase, translated as MELDDAYANAAHIPDGASYPGRWACAAETFRAQAKSEIDLIYGPSLRQRLDIFYPDDAVKGLVVFVHGGYWLRFGKSDWSHLAAGPLAHGWAVAMPSYDLCPHVCIAEIGRQIATAIDFAAGRVSGPIRLVGHSAGGQLVARIGAAPGMAVWKDRLAGIVPISPVADLAPLMRTSMNADLRIDAAEAAAESPLHLPAPKAEVTVWVGGDERPAFLDQANALGAAWGCAQVIEPKRHHFDVVTGLERSDSGLTLAVVGRKDTV; from the coding sequence ATGGAATTGGATGATGCATATGCCAATGCGGCACATATCCCCGACGGGGCCAGCTATCCGGGACGTTGGGCGTGTGCTGCAGAAACGTTTCGGGCACAGGCTAAGTCCGAGATTGATCTGATATACGGCCCATCGCTAAGGCAGCGTTTGGACATCTTTTATCCCGACGATGCCGTGAAGGGATTGGTTGTCTTTGTACATGGCGGCTATTGGCTGCGCTTTGGCAAATCCGATTGGTCGCATCTGGCCGCAGGTCCGCTGGCCCATGGTTGGGCGGTTGCGATGCCGTCTTATGATCTGTGTCCGCATGTATGCATCGCCGAGATTGGCAGGCAGATTGCTACGGCAATTGATTTCGCCGCAGGCCGTGTTTCCGGGCCGATCCGGCTGGTTGGTCATTCCGCAGGTGGGCAGCTGGTGGCCCGAATTGGTGCGGCCCCAGGCATGGCGGTTTGGAAGGATCGTTTGGCCGGGATCGTGCCCATATCACCCGTTGCGGATTTGGCACCGCTGATGCGGACATCAATGAACGCTGATTTGCGCATTGATGCGGCGGAAGCTGCGGCCGAAAGCCCGCTACATCTGCCTGCGCCAAAGGCAGAGGTGACCGTCTGGGTTGGCGGCGATGAACGTCCGGCGTTTCTGGATCAAGCGAATGCGCTTGGTGCAGCTTGGGGATGCGCGCAAGTGATTGAACCCAAAAGGCATCATTTTGATGTGGTCACCGGATTGGAAAGGTCTGATAGCGGGCTCACACTGGCTGTGGTAGGCAGAAAAGACACCGTCTGA